Proteins encoded in a region of the Planctomycetaceae bacterium genome:
- the narH gene encoding nitrate reductase subunit beta, whose product MQVRSQVSMVFHLDKCIGCHTCSVACKNVWTDRKGAEYMWWNNVETKPGTGYPTKWEDQEKYQGGFKSNGNGKLEIRSTSRSRIVPNIFHNPHMPSMDDYYEPWTYDYQNLFNAPEGADQPTAEPISMIDGEPVDIQSGPNWDDDLGGSPIYAENDPNLAGLTEQQRLQLSSVERLVFFYLPRICNHCLNPCCVASCPSGALYKRGEDGIVLIDQQKCRAWRSCVAACPYKKTYFNWFTGKSEKCILCYPRLETGQAPACFHSCVGRIRYLGVLLYDAERLEEVAKLPDDQLVEGHREMILDPFDPQVIEAALRNGVTEAVIESAQRSPVYKFVKQWKIALPPHIEYRTLPMLFYVPPMSPVQASKPEDTIQHNSDNLFHDIDQSRLPMKFLANLLGAGHEGVVRYALAKQKAVRWHRRAETVGDIDRDTADRMLREANCTREEADAIYQLTALCTFEDRFVIPPMHREQAIEMMKEPHEHREETGFGFVGGPRRGL is encoded by the coding sequence ATGCAGGTTCGCTCCCAGGTTTCGATGGTGTTCCATCTCGACAAATGCATCGGGTGCCACACGTGCAGCGTTGCCTGCAAAAACGTCTGGACCGATCGCAAAGGGGCGGAGTACATGTGGTGGAACAACGTCGAGACGAAACCCGGGACGGGTTATCCAACGAAGTGGGAAGACCAGGAGAAGTATCAGGGAGGCTTCAAAAGCAACGGCAACGGGAAACTGGAGATCCGCTCGACGAGCCGGTCGAGGATCGTGCCCAACATTTTCCACAACCCCCACATGCCGAGCATGGATGATTATTACGAGCCCTGGACTTACGACTATCAGAACCTGTTCAATGCTCCGGAAGGAGCCGATCAGCCGACTGCCGAACCCATTTCGATGATCGATGGTGAGCCGGTTGATATTCAGTCCGGGCCGAACTGGGACGACGATCTCGGCGGATCGCCGATCTATGCCGAAAACGACCCGAATCTCGCGGGGCTGACGGAACAGCAGCGACTGCAGCTCAGCAGCGTCGAGCGTCTGGTGTTCTTCTACCTGCCGCGCATCTGCAATCACTGCCTGAATCCGTGCTGTGTGGCTTCGTGCCCGTCCGGAGCGCTGTACAAGCGAGGCGAGGACGGGATTGTCCTGATCGATCAGCAGAAGTGCCGCGCGTGGCGATCGTGCGTGGCAGCCTGTCCGTATAAGAAGACGTATTTCAACTGGTTCACCGGCAAGAGCGAGAAGTGCATTCTGTGCTACCCGCGACTGGAGACGGGACAGGCGCCGGCGTGTTTTCATTCCTGCGTCGGCCGCATTCGGTATCTCGGCGTCCTGCTGTATGACGCCGAGCGTCTGGAGGAAGTTGCCAAATTGCCCGACGATCAACTGGTCGAAGGGCATCGCGAAATGATTCTTGATCCGTTCGATCCGCAGGTCATCGAGGCGGCGCTGCGAAACGGCGTGACCGAGGCCGTGATCGAATCTGCGCAGAGATCTCCGGTGTACAAGTTCGTCAAGCAGTGGAAGATCGCCCTGCCGCCGCACATCGAGTATCGCACGCTGCCAATGCTGTTCTACGTACCGCCGATGTCGCCCGTACAGGCCAGCAAGCCGGAGGATACGATTCAGCACAACAGTGACAATCTGTTCCACGACATCGATCAGTCGCGCCTGCCGATGAAATTTCTCGCCAATCTCCTGGGTGCCGGTCACGAAGGAGTGGTGCGGTACGCTCTGGCAAAACAGAAGGCCGTCCGCTGGCACCGCCGCGCAGAAACTGTCGGTGACATCGACCGCGACACCGCGGATCGCATGCTGCGTGAAGCCAATTGCACGCGTGAAGAGGCCGACGCCATCTATCAGCTCACCGCGTTGTGCACGTTCGAGGATCGCTTTGTGATTCCGCCGATGCACCGCGAGCAGGCGATCGAAATGATGAAGGAACCGCATGAGCACCGCGAAGAGACCGGTTTCGGTTTCGTCGGCGGACCGAGGAGAGGATTGTAG
- a CDS encoding 4Fe-4S dicluster domain-containing protein, with product MTDAAQPIYWKSLSVLNGANGRTGLQQQPGRRPEPAAGMSRRHFLEVAGFSLSLSTFVGCGRAPVAIALPLVEQPEGTIPGRALHFATTCGGCTAGCGLLATVRDGRPLKMEGLPEHPGSRGGLCAVGQAQTIGLYDSLRFTQPLVGQQQSDWETIDKQIIAALEKLRSGGGAVRLVTGTVTSPTLKAAIDAFLGSFADARHVVWDAVSSSAILDAHAKTQGVRVLPQYRFDQAEVIVSLGADFLGTWISPVEFTAGWRTRRSPTPEHPEMSWHAQLEGRMSLSGCKADRRIRVSPHNYGAVLSRLYVDLSARAGTPVDSAESQQHVLADPTHEELADRLWNARGSALVISDSQDVRVQVLVNGINHLLQGYGATLNVERPSFQKQGSDAALLQLLEELKSGSVQALFVCGVDPIHSLPDAKGLTEAIGKVPLVVSTAEREDDFSVLAGYVCPDHHPLESWLDAEPVDGQLSLSQPLLQPLGQTRSLLESLAAWTGTPATAQEILQRHWREQILPRAEAQEFQQFWDRSLHDGVVTVPPNGVAVGEFQSSAVDLLPAEEEGWGLELFSRVGLPCSRHAHNPWLQELPDPITKTTWDNFVALSPKAAAELGVTDGDLVRVSLPDNGDAVELPAVVQPGQHDRVVAIPLGYGVRGTDRFSHIGPRWLEARPTVARGERIGKNAAPLLALESDSVRYFRSGVKVTATGRHYDLATTQEHHSLEVPPRVAPHGAGMREPIQETTLPQFAADPSAGTPQHHEFGPDLWPDDHPRTGHAWGMVIDLNACTGCSACVIACQAENNVPVVGRDEVLRQREMHWIRLDRYYSGDGDDVDVAHQPMMCQHCGNAPCETVCPVLATVHSDEGLNDQAYNRCVGTRYCANNCPYKVRRFNWFDYPHEDSLQNLVLNPDVTVRARGVMEKCSMCVQRIEEGKAEASRLGMPVADGSIRTACQQSCPAQAIVFGDMNDSESAVSQAAAGPGRFGVLEEFNFRPAVSYLRTVRNRADAETDSHSGEESDSCLALLLTSSSADLRRKISRRRDE from the coding sequence ATGACCGATGCAGCTCAACCGATTTACTGGAAAAGCCTTTCCGTACTCAACGGTGCGAACGGAAGAACCGGTCTGCAGCAGCAGCCCGGCCGCCGTCCCGAACCGGCTGCGGGAATGAGCCGCCGACATTTTCTCGAAGTCGCCGGGTTCTCACTTTCCCTAAGCACCTTTGTCGGCTGTGGTCGAGCGCCGGTCGCGATCGCCCTGCCTCTGGTCGAGCAGCCTGAAGGCACGATTCCGGGCCGGGCTCTGCACTTTGCCACCACGTGCGGCGGATGTACCGCCGGCTGCGGACTGCTGGCGACAGTACGCGATGGTCGACCGCTGAAGATGGAAGGACTCCCGGAACATCCCGGATCACGCGGCGGACTCTGCGCTGTCGGCCAGGCGCAGACGATCGGTCTGTACGACAGCCTGCGTTTCACACAACCGCTGGTCGGTCAGCAGCAGAGTGACTGGGAAACCATTGATAAGCAGATCATCGCGGCCCTGGAAAAGCTGCGATCGGGCGGTGGAGCCGTTCGGTTGGTAACCGGCACGGTGACCAGCCCGACGCTGAAGGCAGCCATCGACGCATTTCTCGGTTCGTTCGCGGACGCACGCCACGTGGTATGGGACGCCGTCAGCAGTTCCGCGATTCTCGACGCACACGCAAAGACGCAGGGAGTTCGTGTGTTGCCGCAATACCGATTTGATCAGGCGGAAGTCATCGTCTCCCTGGGTGCCGACTTTCTGGGTACGTGGATCTCTCCCGTTGAATTCACCGCCGGATGGCGAACGCGACGATCGCCGACGCCGGAGCATCCGGAGATGTCGTGGCACGCCCAGCTTGAAGGACGAATGTCACTCAGCGGCTGCAAAGCCGACCGGCGCATACGTGTTTCGCCACACAACTACGGTGCCGTGCTGAGTCGACTTTATGTTGATCTGTCCGCCCGTGCGGGAACACCCGTCGACTCCGCCGAATCGCAGCAGCACGTTTTGGCGGATCCGACGCACGAGGAACTGGCCGACCGGTTGTGGAACGCCCGCGGAAGCGCGCTGGTAATCTCTGACAGCCAGGATGTCCGCGTGCAGGTCCTGGTAAACGGCATCAATCATCTGCTGCAGGGATATGGAGCCACTCTGAACGTCGAACGCCCCAGCTTTCAGAAACAGGGAAGCGACGCGGCTCTGCTGCAATTGCTGGAGGAACTGAAGTCCGGCAGCGTGCAGGCGCTGTTCGTCTGCGGCGTTGATCCGATTCACAGTCTGCCCGATGCGAAGGGGCTGACGGAAGCCATCGGGAAGGTGCCGCTGGTCGTCAGCACGGCTGAGCGTGAAGATGACTTCTCGGTACTGGCAGGCTATGTCTGTCCGGACCATCATCCGCTGGAGTCGTGGCTGGATGCTGAACCGGTCGATGGGCAACTCAGTCTGTCGCAGCCGCTGCTGCAGCCCCTCGGTCAGACGCGATCGCTTCTCGAGTCGCTGGCGGCCTGGACCGGGACACCGGCAACGGCACAGGAGATCCTGCAGCGACACTGGCGTGAACAGATACTTCCGCGGGCCGAAGCACAGGAGTTTCAGCAGTTCTGGGACCGGTCGCTGCACGACGGCGTGGTCACCGTGCCGCCGAACGGAGTCGCGGTCGGGGAGTTTCAGTCATCGGCAGTGGACCTGCTTCCGGCAGAGGAGGAAGGGTGGGGGCTGGAACTCTTTTCCCGAGTCGGATTGCCCTGCAGCCGCCACGCTCACAATCCCTGGCTGCAGGAACTTCCGGACCCGATTACAAAGACGACCTGGGACAACTTTGTCGCCCTGTCACCGAAAGCTGCCGCCGAATTGGGTGTGACCGACGGCGATCTCGTTCGCGTGTCGTTGCCCGACAACGGCGATGCCGTGGAACTGCCCGCCGTCGTTCAGCCGGGACAGCACGATCGGGTCGTCGCCATTCCGCTCGGTTACGGTGTGCGCGGGACCGATCGGTTTTCCCACATCGGCCCCCGATGGCTCGAAGCTCGTCCCACAGTCGCTCGGGGTGAGCGAATCGGAAAGAACGCTGCGCCGCTGTTGGCGCTGGAGTCGGACAGCGTGCGGTATTTCCGCAGCGGTGTGAAGGTCACCGCGACCGGCCGGCATTATGACCTCGCGACGACTCAGGAACACCACTCGCTGGAAGTCCCGCCGCGCGTGGCACCGCATGGTGCCGGGATGCGGGAGCCGATCCAGGAGACGACGCTGCCGCAGTTTGCCGCAGATCCGTCGGCAGGAACTCCGCAGCACCACGAATTCGGGCCGGATTTGTGGCCCGACGATCACCCCCGCACGGGGCACGCCTGGGGAATGGTGATTGATCTGAACGCCTGCACGGGCTGTTCGGCCTGCGTGATTGCCTGTCAGGCGGAAAACAACGTTCCCGTCGTCGGCCGGGACGAAGTGCTGCGGCAGCGCGAAATGCACTGGATCCGGCTGGACCGGTATTACTCAGGTGACGGCGACGACGTTGATGTCGCGCATCAGCCGATGATGTGCCAGCACTGCGGGAACGCTCCCTGTGAAACGGTCTGTCCGGTTCTCGCGACGGTCCACAGTGATGAAGGACTGAACGATCAGGCTTACAACCGCTGCGTCGGCACGCGGTACTGCGCCAACAACTGCCCGTATAAGGTGCGCCGCTTCAACTGGTTCGATTATCCGCACGAGGATTCGCTGCAGAATCTGGTTCTCAATCCGGACGTGACGGTTCGTGCACGCGGGGTGATGGAGAAGTGCTCGATGTGCGTGCAGCGGATCGAAGAGGGCAAGGCGGAGGCCTCGCGACTGGGGATGCCCGTCGCCGACGGATCCATTCGTACAGCCTGCCAGCAGTCGTGTCCGGCACAGGCAATCGTCTTCGGTGACATGAATGACTCGGAAAGCGCGGTGTCGCAGGCAGCGGCGGGTCCCGGGAGGTTTGGTGTGCTGGAGGAATTCAATTTCCGGCCGGCGGTCTCATACCTGCGGACTGTGAGAAACCGAGCGGATGCTGAGACGGACTCACATTCCGGAGAGGAGTCCGACTCATGTCTAGCACTCCTCCTCACTTCGTCCTCCGCTGATCTCCGGCGAAAAATCTCTCGCCGACGTGACGAATGA
- the nrfD gene encoding NrfD/PsrC family molybdoenzyme membrane anchor subunit, whose product MEAQPTAWWWGAFAAAVTALVVGIAAVWYQLAVGIGTWGLNKTVGWGFDITNFVFWVGIGHAGTLISAVLFLFRQKWRTAVNRSAEAMAIFAVCCAGIFPLIHMGRTWLAYWMLPYPNTRGSLWLNFKSPLLWDVFAISTYLAISAVFWYVGLIPDLATIRDRSAPGWPARASQDCSRLAGTDPLTPGSRYETVYMLLAGLATPLVFSVHTIVSMDFATSVIPGWHTTIFPPYFVAGRFSADWRW is encoded by the coding sequence ATGGAGGCACAGCCCACCGCCTGGTGGTGGGGAGCGTTCGCGGCGGCAGTGACGGCACTTGTTGTCGGAATTGCAGCGGTGTGGTATCAGCTCGCGGTCGGCATCGGCACCTGGGGACTCAACAAAACGGTCGGCTGGGGTTTCGACATCACCAACTTCGTCTTCTGGGTCGGAATCGGACACGCCGGCACGCTGATTTCGGCCGTGCTGTTCCTGTTCCGACAGAAGTGGCGCACGGCCGTCAACCGCTCCGCCGAAGCCATGGCGATCTTCGCCGTCTGTTGTGCGGGAATCTTTCCGCTGATTCACATGGGCCGCACATGGCTGGCTTACTGGATGCTTCCTTATCCCAACACTCGCGGCTCGTTGTGGCTGAACTTCAAATCGCCGCTGTTATGGGATGTGTTCGCAATCTCGACCTATCTCGCGATTTCGGCCGTGTTCTGGTACGTCGGGCTGATTCCCGACCTCGCCACAATCCGCGACCGATCGGCGCCTGGCTGGCCGGCACGCGCATCACAGGATTGCTCTCGCTTGGCTGGGACGGATCCGCTCACACCTGGCAGCCGCTATGAAACGGTGTACATGCTGCTGGCGGGACTGGCGACGCCGCTGGTTTTTTCGGTCCATACGATTGTGAGTATGGACTTTGCGACATCCGTTATACCCGGCTGGCATACCACGATTTTCCCTCCGTACTTTGTGGCGGGGCGATTTTCAGCGGACTGGCGATGGTAA
- the narI gene encoding respiratory nitrate reductase subunit gamma has translation MPVRPIDQFLFIALPYVCLFTFFLMTIYRYRAQSFSYSSLSSQFLENKQHFWVVVPFHYGILAVTAGHLIAFLIPRSILAWNSHPLRLYVLEISALACGLLTLIGLLGLMSRRATTARIRKVTSVNDWVLLGMLLVQTASGVLIALFHPWGSSWFATNLSPYLWSIFLLSPDVSYVSAMPHAVKLHIVLAFLTIGFFPFTRLVHLLVVPNPYLWRKTQVVRWYGRR, from the coding sequence ATGCCGGTTCGACCGATTGATCAGTTTCTGTTCATCGCACTTCCCTATGTGTGTCTGTTCACGTTTTTTCTGATGACGATCTATCGTTATCGGGCGCAGTCGTTCTCCTATTCGAGCCTGTCGAGCCAGTTCCTGGAGAACAAACAGCACTTTTGGGTGGTGGTACCGTTTCATTACGGCATTCTGGCGGTGACGGCAGGACACCTCATCGCCTTTCTGATCCCGCGGTCAATCCTCGCGTGGAACAGCCACCCGCTGAGATTGTACGTGCTGGAGATTTCTGCGCTGGCCTGCGGCCTGCTGACACTGATCGGACTGTTGGGGCTGATGTCCCGCCGGGCGACAACGGCCCGCATTCGCAAGGTCACTTCGGTGAATGACTGGGTGCTGCTGGGCATGCTGCTGGTGCAGACCGCAAGTGGTGTGCTGATTGCCCTGTTTCATCCGTGGGGATCGTCGTGGTTCGCCACGAATCTGTCTCCGTATCTGTGGTCGATCTTTCTGCTCAGCCCCGACGTCAGCTACGTGTCAGCCATGCCGCATGCGGTCAAGCTGCACATCGTGCTGGCATTTCTGACGATCGGATTCTTCCCATTCACACGCCTGGTGCACCTGCTCGTGGTGCCGAACCCGTATTTGTGGCGAAAGACGCAGGTCGTTCGCTGGTACGGTCGCAGGTAG
- a CDS encoding DUF3341 domain-containing protein yields the protein MSQRFLQSSFRHESDLLAAVDAVRRRGWKIVDAYTPYAVHGLDRAMGLRPSRLPWVCLLGGLIGAVGMLWFEHWTMAIAWPVNVGGKPWNSLPSDAPVAFEAAVLLASSVRSLPCSLSVGCIPAVALRVPDRRNTDDRFVLLITQTDAAFDFPGRLVSCKSFDAVDTHEFVDDGGRE from the coding sequence ATGAGCCAACGGTTTCTGCAATCCAGTTTCCGTCACGAGTCTGACCTGCTGGCCGCGGTTGATGCGGTCCGCCGGAGAGGATGGAAAATCGTTGACGCGTACACTCCGTATGCCGTTCACGGACTGGACCGGGCGATGGGACTTCGCCCGTCACGTCTCCCGTGGGTCTGCCTGCTCGGCGGTTTGATCGGGGCGGTCGGCATGCTGTGGTTCGAGCACTGGACGATGGCGATTGCCTGGCCGGTCAACGTGGGCGGCAAGCCGTGGAATTCCCTTCCGTCAGACGCACCGGTGGCCTTCGAAGCCGCCGTACTGCTGGCGAGTTCGGTTCGGTCTTTGCCCTGTTCGCTGTCAGTCGGTTGTATCCCGGCCGTCGCGCTTCGGGTTCCCGATCGGCGCAACACCGACGACCGGTTTGTGCTGCTGATCACTCAGACAGACGCGGCCTTCGACTTTCCCGGGCGGCTCGTTTCCTGCAAGAGTTTCGACGCTGTGGACACTCACGAATTCGTTGACGACGGAGGCCGCGAATGA
- a CDS encoding MFS transporter produces MTAQEKQPDSGGRYAWWILAMNTFAFTVCFAVWMMNGVLVTYLVDNGVFRWSPSEIGWIIGIPVLTGAIFRLPLGIATDQYGGRIVMGVLLLLCAVPTYLVSACNNYWQFCLAGLGFGLVGTSFAVGIAYTSVWFPAHRQGTALGIFGAGNAGAALTSLGAPHLLRWLTNYGENPEAWRTLPKIYAAILAVTGVIFLATTRTKLARGANKSMSQRLAPLRSIRVWRFGLYYFYVFGGFVALAQWLVPYYVNAYGMTVALAGALAACNSLPSGVIRALGGWMSDVWGARLVMYWVLGLSLICCLLLIVPQMDIHAPGSGVMARAAGTVTAVTPEQIMVDSPKLGEMQYSLKPKVGELVSREERHSGMLILPRAMSWQEPAVAVGGQVQKKEVLARGMTHIFSRQTSGSSRCSASSWGRSWASARRLSTNTFPITSRTTSASSAGSSAFSAVWADSSVP; encoded by the coding sequence ATGACTGCCCAGGAAAAACAACCGGATTCCGGTGGTCGCTATGCGTGGTGGATTCTGGCGATGAACACGTTTGCGTTCACCGTTTGTTTCGCCGTGTGGATGATGAACGGAGTGCTGGTGACATATCTGGTCGACAACGGGGTCTTCCGCTGGAGTCCGTCAGAGATCGGCTGGATCATCGGCATCCCGGTGCTGACAGGAGCCATCTTTCGGCTCCCGCTGGGCATTGCCACGGATCAATACGGCGGCCGCATCGTGATGGGGGTGTTGCTGCTGCTGTGTGCCGTTCCCACGTACCTCGTCAGCGCCTGCAACAACTACTGGCAGTTCTGTCTGGCGGGGCTGGGCTTCGGTCTTGTGGGAACGAGCTTTGCCGTGGGAATTGCCTACACGTCAGTCTGGTTTCCTGCACATCGCCAGGGAACCGCCCTGGGCATCTTCGGCGCGGGAAATGCCGGCGCAGCGTTGACCAGTCTGGGGGCTCCGCATCTTCTGCGGTGGCTGACGAACTACGGCGAGAATCCGGAGGCCTGGCGGACGCTTCCGAAAATCTACGCGGCGATTCTCGCAGTGACGGGCGTCATTTTTCTGGCAACCACCCGCACGAAGCTCGCCCGCGGCGCAAACAAATCGATGTCGCAGCGGCTTGCACCGCTCCGCTCGATACGCGTGTGGCGGTTCGGCCTGTATTACTTCTACGTGTTCGGCGGTTTCGTCGCACTCGCTCAGTGGCTGGTGCCTTATTACGTCAACGCCTATGGCATGACCGTGGCACTGGCGGGCGCACTGGCAGCCTGCAACAGTCTGCCTTCCGGAGTCATCCGGGCACTGGGCGGCTGGATGTCGGATGTCTGGGGAGCGCGTCTGGTGATGTATTGGGTGCTGGGCCTGTCGCTGATCTGCTGCCTGCTGCTGATCGTGCCTCAAATGGATATCCATGCTCCCGGAAGCGGCGTGATGGCGCGTGCTGCGGGGACCGTGACGGCAGTCACGCCGGAGCAGATTATGGTGGATTCGCCGAAGCTGGGAGAGATGCAGTATTCGCTGAAACCAAAGGTCGGAGAACTGGTCTCCCGCGAGGAACGTCACTCGGGAATGCTGATTCTTCCCCGAGCGATGAGCTGGCAGGAACCGGCGGTTGCCGTCGGCGGGCAGGTGCAGAAAAAGGAGGTCCTTGCTCGCGGCATGACGCACATTTTTTCCAGGCAAACGTCTGGGTCTTCACGGTGCTCAGCATCATCCTGGGGACGGTCATGGGCATCGGCAAGGCGGCTGTCTACAAACACATTCCCGATTACTTCCCGGACGACGTCGGCGTCGTCGGCGGGATCGTCGGCGTTCTCGGCGGTCTGGGCGGATTCATCTGTCCCGTGA
- the mobF gene encoding MobF family relaxase, with protein MLRIIQNRSAASAKSYYSRADYYGEGQDRAGLWGGRTARQLGLEGRIREADFAALCDNRDPRSGEQLTARHNTDRTVGYDFNWHVPKGVSLAWAVGGDERIAEVFERSVQQTMAEIEAEAKTRVRTGGRQEDRTTGNLVWGQFLHTTARPDEHGDADPHLHMHCFVFNVTHDPKENRYKAVQFRELKRDAPYFEARMHARLAKALKDELGYSIERSGRQWDIAGLPADLKRKFSRRTTEIEALAKQQGITDPDEKAELGAKTRNSKTEAASFKDLQTEWRSRLSDDEARLFDSLTDPSGSGSVPGPQTTAAAVNLALQHCFEREAVVPERQVLTEALRFGLGTVNVFDVQKEACRQGLLTRDIDGRRLATTPEVLADEAAVLNFARSGRHAAAPLNPDWQPTEDWLSDEQTAAIRQLTGSTDRLQLLLGGAGTGKTTMMQQAVAAINAGGHDVFTFAPSADASRKVLRDEGFVTATTVAELLVNERLQQTIAGQVIWIDEASLLGSRQLRRVTDLAGRLNARLILSGDWKRQHGSVDRGGVLGLIDRYTPVTPIQINTIRRQDGEYRDAIASLAEGNILGGFDQLDDLGWVRELPDEDRDRQLARDYADVIEKKQSALVVSPTHFEADHLTQAIRTELKQRGTITGDEHDVAILQPRHLTEAQRRDPAWLEDGDVIVFHQNAKGLRKGTRLIVSGRVPEAITEQAARFSVYRRASLKLATGDRIRLTSGGSTKDGKHRLNNGATFTIRSIAASGDIELSNGWVIDKDFGHLGHGFVTTSHASQGRTVDHVFLAESAESSGAASRQQFYVSASRGRRSARIYTDSIDDLRQMIQKDSTHTTASEVFPSVTDPQVLLERNQRHRQQQEVIRRDGKPRPHTPDTSRRRSREQHLIPELIHER; from the coding sequence ATGCTGAGGATCATACAGAACCGGTCGGCGGCGAGTGCGAAGAGTTATTATTCGCGGGCTGACTACTATGGCGAGGGCCAGGACCGGGCCGGCCTGTGGGGCGGCAGGACGGCGCGGCAGCTTGGTCTGGAAGGCCGGATTCGCGAAGCCGACTTCGCCGCGCTGTGCGATAACCGCGATCCTCGCAGCGGAGAGCAGCTGACCGCCCGGCACAACACCGACCGCACTGTCGGCTATGACTTCAACTGGCACGTGCCGAAGGGAGTCAGCCTGGCGTGGGCGGTCGGCGGCGACGAACGGATTGCCGAAGTCTTTGAACGCAGCGTGCAGCAGACGATGGCGGAGATCGAAGCCGAAGCCAAAACCCGCGTCCGCACCGGCGGAAGGCAGGAAGACCGCACCACCGGCAACCTGGTGTGGGGCCAGTTTCTGCACACGACGGCCCGGCCCGACGAACACGGCGACGCCGATCCGCATCTGCACATGCACTGCTTCGTGTTCAACGTCACACATGACCCGAAAGAAAACCGTTACAAAGCCGTGCAGTTTCGGGAACTCAAACGCGACGCGCCGTACTTCGAAGCCCGGATGCACGCCCGGCTGGCGAAGGCGCTGAAGGACGAACTCGGCTATTCGATCGAACGCAGCGGCCGGCAGTGGGACATCGCCGGTCTGCCGGCGGACCTGAAGCGAAAGTTCTCCCGCCGCACCACGGAAATCGAAGCGCTGGCGAAGCAGCAGGGCATCACCGATCCCGATGAAAAGGCGGAACTCGGAGCGAAGACCCGCAACAGCAAGACGGAGGCGGCTTCGTTCAAAGATCTGCAGACAGAATGGCGCAGCCGCCTCAGCGATGACGAGGCCCGGTTGTTCGATTCACTTACCGATCCTTCCGGTTCCGGCAGCGTCCCCGGACCGCAGACGACAGCCGCCGCTGTGAACCTCGCACTGCAGCACTGCTTCGAACGCGAAGCCGTCGTGCCCGAACGGCAGGTGCTGACCGAAGCCCTGCGATTCGGACTCGGCACGGTGAATGTCTTCGACGTGCAGAAGGAAGCCTGCCGGCAGGGCCTGCTGACGCGTGACATCGACGGCCGCCGGCTGGCCACAACTCCCGAGGTCCTTGCCGACGAAGCGGCAGTCCTGAATTTCGCCCGCAGCGGCCGTCACGCCGCGGCACCGCTGAACCCAGACTGGCAGCCGACGGAAGACTGGCTCAGCGACGAACAAACGGCCGCCATCCGCCAACTCACGGGCAGTACAGACCGGCTGCAACTGCTGCTGGGCGGAGCCGGCACCGGCAAGACCACGATGATGCAGCAGGCAGTCGCCGCGATCAACGCCGGCGGTCACGACGTGTTCACGTTCGCGCCGTCGGCCGACGCCAGCCGCAAAGTTCTGCGCGACGAAGGTTTCGTAACCGCCACCACCGTCGCCGAACTGCTGGTCAACGAAAGACTGCAGCAGACCATCGCCGGGCAGGTGATCTGGATCGACGAAGCCTCGCTGCTGGGCAGCCGGCAGTTGCGGCGAGTCACCGACCTGGCCGGTCGGCTGAACGCAAGGCTGATCCTGTCCGGCGACTGGAAACGCCAGCACGGCAGCGTCGACCGCGGCGGAGTCCTCGGCCTGATCGACCGCTACACGCCGGTGACGCCGATTCAGATCAACACGATCCGCCGGCAGGACGGCGAGTACCGGGACGCGATCGCGTCACTCGCCGAAGGCAATATCCTGGGCGGCTTCGATCAGCTCGACGATCTCGGCTGGGTCCGTGAACTGCCCGACGAGGACCGCGACCGGCAGCTCGCCCGCGACTACGCCGACGTCATCGAAAAGAAACAATCGGCGCTCGTGGTTTCACCGACGCACTTCGAAGCCGATCACCTGACGCAGGCCATCCGAACAGAACTGAAACAGCGCGGCACAATCACCGGCGACGAACACGACGTGGCGATTCTCCAGCCCCGACACCTCACCGAAGCCCAGCGCCGCGATCCGGCCTGGCTGGAAGACGGCGACGTGATCGTCTTCCACCAAAACGCCAAAGGTCTCCGCAAAGGCACGCGGCTGATCGTCAGCGGTCGCGTCCCGGAGGCCATCACCGAACAGGCGGCACGCTTCTCTGTCTACCGCCGTGCGTCGCTGAAGCTGGCAACGGGTGATCGGATCCGTCTGACATCCGGCGGTTCCACGAAGGATGGAAAGCACCGGCTCAACAACGGAGCCACCTTCACCATCAGAAGCATCGCCGCCAGCGGCGACATCGAACTGTCCAACGGCTGGGTCATCGACAAAGACTTCGGCCACCTCGGCCACGGTTTCGTCACGACGAGCCACGCCAGCCAGGGCCGCACCGTCGACCACGTGTTCCTCGCCGAATCGGCCGAATCGTCCGGAGCCGCCAGCCGGCAGCAGTTCTACGTGTCGGCCTCGCGAGGCCGCCGTTCCGCGAGAATCTACACCGACAGCATCGACGACCTGCGGCAGATGATTCAGAAGGACTCAACCCACACGACCGCCAGCGAAGTGTTCCCGTCCGTCACCGATCCGCAGGTCCTGCTTGAGCGAAACCAGCGGCACCGTCAGCAGCAGGAAGTCATTCGCCGCGACGGAAAGCCGAGGCCGCACACGCCCGACACGTCCCGCCGCCGGTCACGCGAACAGCACCTGATCCCGGAGCTCATTCATGAACGATAG